A single genomic interval of Sphingobium sp. EM0848 harbors:
- a CDS encoding TonB-dependent siderophore receptor — protein MRHSSKAMLLAAIPALIPTLAQAEDSADARADTIIVTGLNENKTGTGTKTDTPLIATPQTITIIDREELTRRNALSINDALGYVAGVSTNQRGALATRYDQLVLRGFAPGIFLDGMRLIAGPYSTPQIDFNRVDHVDVVKGPASVLYGNAPPSGLVNLTSKMPEAEAFGRFEGQFGNFDFMRIAGDVNQPLDSEGHLKARIVGGWQKGDNLAKGTFSERWHISPMLTFSPDEATSLTLIASYQHSPHGGGYSGTPAYGTVLPNPNGTIPRNMNTGDPGYERYDHRAKSIAAFFRHDFDEHLSFASNFRFQNNKLSYRQIYTAGFASTGTGANRNSDYSIITRGGGGADEDFDTLTLDNHLNARFATGFIRHNILVGIDYQRITGENVQQFNTGVAGGIPNLNLFAPTYGAGLPSFDLTKLSASYANTYGKRDQLGVYFQDQMAIGRLQLIASGRQDWYDQTSLNLNPTTAAARAAPVTKLHTTAFTMRLGALYEFAFGLSPYFSYSESFEPQAGTRYISATETAPFVPATGTQYEAGLKYQPQGTNALFTLSIYELKRQKGSTATDPRAGTNGIPANATIQVGEVRVRGVEWEGRGEIRPGLDLVGTASYTDAIITEGSAAIPPTATSNGTPSTTDTRQLGVPKWNVSSFLSYDFGKAQQVSGSLAGLSIGAGIRYVSGSDGTTNYAVVNGVTTFQRFHSKGFTLVDAMLGYDLSKIGLAGWSASVNASNLFDKNYISACPFLNSCYYGAPRTVVGSLRFNW, from the coding sequence ATGCGACATTCTTCAAAGGCCATGCTGCTGGCCGCGATTCCGGCGCTTATCCCAACCCTGGCACAGGCCGAAGACAGTGCCGACGCACGGGCCGACACCATCATCGTCACCGGCCTCAATGAGAACAAGACCGGCACCGGGACCAAGACCGACACGCCGCTGATCGCCACGCCGCAGACCATCACCATCATCGACCGGGAAGAGTTGACCCGCCGCAACGCGCTGTCGATCAACGACGCGCTGGGCTATGTCGCGGGCGTTTCCACCAACCAGCGCGGGGCGCTGGCGACCCGCTATGACCAACTCGTCCTGCGCGGCTTTGCGCCGGGCATCTTCCTGGACGGCATGCGCCTGATCGCCGGTCCCTATTCGACGCCGCAGATCGACTTCAACCGCGTCGATCATGTCGATGTGGTGAAGGGGCCCGCTTCGGTCCTTTATGGCAATGCGCCGCCCAGCGGCCTTGTGAACCTGACCAGCAAGATGCCCGAAGCGGAAGCCTTTGGCCGATTCGAGGGACAGTTCGGCAATTTCGATTTCATGCGCATCGCGGGCGACGTCAACCAGCCGCTGGACAGCGAGGGGCATCTGAAGGCCCGCATTGTCGGCGGCTGGCAAAAGGGCGACAATCTGGCCAAGGGTACGTTCAGCGAACGCTGGCACATCAGCCCGATGCTGACCTTCTCCCCTGACGAAGCGACCAGCCTCACCCTGATCGCCAGCTATCAGCACAGCCCGCATGGCGGCGGCTATTCGGGCACGCCCGCCTATGGCACGGTGCTGCCCAACCCCAATGGCACGATCCCGCGCAACATGAACACCGGCGATCCGGGTTATGAACGCTATGACCACAGGGCCAAGTCGATAGCGGCATTCTTCCGCCATGATTTCGACGAGCATCTCAGCTTCGCGTCGAACTTCCGGTTCCAGAACAACAAGCTGTCCTATCGCCAGATCTACACCGCCGGTTTCGCCAGCACCGGAACGGGTGCGAACCGCAACAGCGACTATTCGATCATTACACGCGGCGGCGGTGGCGCGGATGAAGATTTCGATACGCTGACGCTCGACAATCATCTGAACGCCAGATTCGCGACAGGCTTCATCCGGCACAATATTCTGGTTGGCATCGATTATCAGCGCATCACCGGCGAAAATGTGCAGCAGTTCAACACCGGCGTCGCGGGCGGCATCCCCAATCTCAACCTGTTCGCGCCGACCTATGGCGCGGGGCTGCCCAGTTTCGACCTGACCAAGCTGTCGGCATCCTATGCTAACACCTATGGCAAGCGCGACCAGCTGGGCGTTTACTTTCAGGACCAGATGGCCATCGGCCGGCTGCAACTGATCGCCAGCGGACGTCAGGACTGGTATGACCAGACCTCCCTGAACCTTAACCCCACGACTGCCGCGGCCCGCGCCGCGCCGGTGACGAAGCTGCACACGACCGCCTTCACCATGCGGCTGGGCGCACTCTATGAGTTCGCCTTCGGCCTTTCACCCTATTTCAGCTATTCCGAATCCTTCGAGCCGCAGGCTGGCACCCGCTATATCTCCGCGACGGAGACGGCCCCCTTCGTGCCCGCCACCGGCACCCAATATGAAGCAGGGCTGAAATATCAGCCACAGGGCACCAATGCACTTTTCACCCTGTCCATTTATGAACTGAAACGCCAGAAGGGCTCGACCGCCACCGATCCGCGCGCCGGTACCAACGGCATCCCCGCCAATGCCACGATCCAGGTTGGCGAAGTGCGCGTGCGCGGCGTTGAATGGGAAGGACGTGGCGAGATCCGGCCCGGCCTCGATCTGGTCGGCACCGCCAGCTACACCGACGCGATCATCACCGAAGGCAGCGCCGCCATCCCGCCGACCGCGACCAGCAACGGTACGCCCAGCACCACGGACACGCGCCAGCTCGGCGTGCCGAAATGGAACGTGTCGAGCTTCCTGTCCTACGATTTCGGCAAGGCACAGCAGGTTTCCGGCTCCCTGGCGGGCCTCAGCATCGGCGCGGGCATACGCTATGTCAGCGGGTCGGACGGCACCACCAACTATGCAGTCGTCAACGGCGTCACGACCTTCCAGCGTTTCCATAGCAAGGGCTTCACACTGGTGGACGCGATGCTGGGCTATGACCTGTCGAAAATCGGCCTTGCCGGCTGGAGCGCTTCGGTCAACGCGTCCAACCTGTTCGACAAAAATTATATCAGTGCCTGCCCATTTCTGAACAGTTGCTATTATGGCGCGCCCAGAACGGTGGTCGGATCGCTACGCTTCAACTGGTAG
- a CDS encoding iron transporter, whose amino-acid sequence MTSRNFLPSFLLLRRNWRMAARCITALAGGYAAAAGLASLGARLLPIARVEATLWGMILSFLIFASLGLWAFHERRLLKVAGWIWGSALLSIGALLLIGPRP is encoded by the coding sequence GTGACCAGCCGAAATTTCCTGCCCTCTTTCCTGCTGTTACGCCGCAACTGGCGCATGGCCGCGCGTTGCATCACGGCGCTGGCGGGTGGCTATGCGGCCGCGGCAGGTCTGGCCTCTCTGGGTGCGCGGCTGCTGCCGATCGCGCGGGTCGAGGCGACATTATGGGGCATGATCCTGTCCTTCCTCATCTTCGCTTCGCTTGGTCTTTGGGCCTTCCATGAAAGGCGGCTGCTGAAAGTGGCGGGATGGATATGGGGTAGCGCGCTGCTGTCCATCGGCGCGTTGTTGCTGATCGGACCCCGTCCATGA
- a CDS encoding PepSY domain-containing protein → MSGKAKSAERGLRQSMAWIHNWLGLLAGWIVFAMFLTGTASYFRPEITRWMQPELRLEPVSPRHAAETAVAHMQRTSPDDRQWYIYLPDDRTAETRIFAMPRPDPEAAPAKRGSEIKLDPATGAPISARETRGGEHFYRFHFQLQLPHPWGRWLAGLCAIFMLAAIISGVITHKRIFVDFFTLRWSKGQRSWLDAHNVTAVLALPFHAMISYTGLITLFVMYMPWPVAANYPKPTAFYAEAYGTEPDGEASGRPAPLTPIGPLVDAASHEWRGGQPRAIVIRNPNDAAATVTILRSVADRLNARGDSITYSGATGRKMSQSPPPGTALTTAGVMLGLHMGNFAGPALRWTYFLLGLTGTTMVGTGLLLWTAKRRKPGAKPFFGFCLVERLNIGAIACLPAGMAAYLLANRLIPADLTGRQDMEVAAMFWTWFGLAGLMLLRPVRRAWIEALGLSALAFAALPLVNMATTDRGPVASLLSGDWLFLSFDAAFLASAALLGFGAWRASRAKAAPGPRRRADAGRAATAVHAAREVADAA, encoded by the coding sequence ATGAGCGGCAAGGCGAAATCGGCGGAAAGGGGCCTGCGCCAGTCCATGGCGTGGATACACAACTGGCTGGGCCTGCTGGCGGGGTGGATCGTGTTCGCCATGTTCCTGACCGGCACGGCCAGCTATTTCCGGCCGGAAATCACCCGCTGGATGCAGCCGGAATTGCGGCTGGAGCCGGTTTCGCCCCGGCACGCCGCCGAAACCGCTGTCGCCCATATGCAGCGTACATCACCGGACGACCGGCAATGGTATATCTACCTGCCGGATGACCGGACAGCGGAAACGCGCATCTTTGCCATGCCCCGGCCCGATCCCGAGGCCGCGCCCGCGAAGCGCGGCAGCGAGATCAAGCTGGACCCCGCGACAGGCGCGCCGATCAGCGCCCGAGAAACCAGGGGAGGGGAGCATTTCTACCGCTTCCACTTCCAGTTGCAGTTGCCCCATCCCTGGGGCCGCTGGCTGGCGGGACTGTGCGCCATCTTCATGCTGGCGGCGATCATTTCGGGCGTGATCACGCACAAGCGGATCTTCGTTGATTTCTTCACCCTGCGATGGAGCAAGGGGCAGCGCAGCTGGCTCGACGCCCATAATGTCACGGCGGTGCTGGCGCTGCCGTTCCACGCGATGATCAGCTATACGGGGCTTATCACGCTGTTCGTAATGTACATGCCATGGCCGGTTGCCGCCAATTATCCCAAGCCCACGGCCTTCTACGCGGAAGCCTATGGCACGGAGCCGGATGGCGAGGCGTCAGGCAGGCCCGCGCCGCTGACGCCCATCGGGCCGCTGGTGGATGCGGCGTCGCACGAATGGAGAGGGGGCCAGCCCCGGGCCATTGTCATCCGCAATCCCAATGACGCGGCGGCCACGGTGACGATCCTGCGCAGCGTCGCCGACCGGCTGAATGCACGGGGGGATTCGATCACCTATTCCGGCGCGACTGGCAGGAAAATGTCGCAATCGCCGCCGCCCGGCACCGCGCTGACCACGGCGGGGGTGATGCTGGGGCTGCATATGGGGAATTTTGCCGGCCCAGCGCTGCGCTGGACCTATTTCCTGCTGGGGCTGACCGGCACGACGATGGTCGGGACGGGCCTGCTGCTGTGGACTGCCAAGCGGCGCAAGCCGGGCGCAAAGCCCTTTTTCGGTTTCTGTCTGGTCGAACGGCTGAATATCGGTGCGATCGCCTGCCTGCCCGCCGGCATGGCAGCTTATCTGCTCGCCAATCGGCTGATCCCGGCCGATCTGACCGGACGGCAGGATATGGAGGTCGCTGCGATGTTCTGGACATGGTTCGGCCTTGCCGGGCTGATGCTGCTCCGCCCGGTGCGCCGCGCGTGGATCGAGGCGCTCGGCCTGTCCGCCCTTGCCTTTGCCGCTTTGCCTTTGGTCAATATGGCGACGACCGATCGCGGTCCTGTCGCAAGCCTTTTGAGCGGTGACTGGCTGTTCCTGTCTTTTGACGCCGCTTTTCTGGCAAGCGCGGCATTGCTTGGCTTTGGAGCATGGCGAGCAAGCCGTGCAAAGGCTGCGCCCGGGCCGAGGCGGCGCGCCGATGCGGGGAGGGCTGCCACCGCCGTCCATGCCGCGCGGGAGGTTGCCGATGCCGCTTGA
- a CDS encoding DUF3325 domain-containing protein: MPLEAGLVSYAALASMALASKKHRSTPPLPIMPSPGMARWAGWVMLILALVVAMLRFGMAQGMVAWIGQMCVAGTGLVLLLSWRPRLALALAAPACCMALFCLLVFPFA; the protein is encoded by the coding sequence ATGCCGCTTGAAGCAGGGCTTGTCAGCTATGCCGCCCTGGCCAGCATGGCGCTGGCGTCGAAGAAGCATCGTTCCACGCCGCCACTGCCGATCATGCCTTCGCCCGGAATGGCGCGGTGGGCGGGATGGGTCATGCTCATCCTCGCCCTTGTCGTCGCGATGCTGCGCTTTGGCATGGCGCAGGGAATGGTGGCGTGGATCGGGCAGATGTGCGTGGCGGGCACGGGCCTGGTGCTGCTGCTGTCGTGGCGTCCGCGACTGGCGCTGGCTTTGGCTGCGCCCGCCTGCTGCATGGCGTTGTTCTGCCTGCTTGTCTTTCCCTTCGCTTAA
- a CDS encoding transporter, with translation MRKYTLTLAAALAATATTAQATETGGGAYPNGAESVGVAQLPPPGTYLLGYSNYYTADRLNDANGKSAVPDFSVDAFANIARFVHVTDRKILGATFAMQAFVPVVDLTVHAAGARQHKFGLGDMIVNPFILGWNKGNLNIIATMDSYVPTGRYRKGDLANIGRNYWTFEPLVAITYADPKGGPEVSAKLMYDFNTKNKATDYRSGQEFHVDLAAAYNFNPLTVGVTAYYYKQTTDDKQGGLRVGPDGYKGEAFAAGPLIRYQLGHVPVTAQWQHEFHAENRPQGDKFWLKAAFRF, from the coding sequence ATGCGCAAATATACGCTCACACTGGCCGCTGCGCTCGCCGCGACCGCCACCACCGCACAGGCCACCGAAACCGGCGGCGGCGCTTATCCCAATGGCGCGGAATCCGTCGGCGTTGCACAGCTTCCACCGCCCGGCACCTATCTGCTTGGCTACTCCAACTATTACACCGCCGACCGGCTGAACGACGCCAACGGCAAGAGCGCCGTGCCCGATTTTTCCGTGGACGCCTTCGCCAATATCGCGCGCTTCGTCCATGTCACGGACAGGAAAATCCTCGGCGCGACCTTCGCCATGCAGGCCTTCGTGCCGGTCGTCGACCTGACCGTCCATGCCGCAGGCGCGCGGCAGCATAAATTCGGTCTGGGCGACATGATCGTCAACCCGTTCATCCTTGGCTGGAACAAGGGTAATCTGAACATCATCGCGACGATGGACAGCTATGTCCCGACCGGCCGCTACCGCAAGGGCGACCTCGCCAATATCGGCCGCAACTATTGGACCTTCGAACCCCTTGTCGCCATCACCTATGCCGATCCCAAAGGCGGACCGGAAGTCTCCGCCAAGTTGATGTACGACTTCAATACGAAGAACAAGGCGACCGACTATCGGTCGGGACAGGAATTCCACGTCGACCTTGCGGCTGCCTATAATTTCAACCCGCTGACCGTTGGCGTCACGGCCTATTATTACAAGCAGACCACCGACGACAAACAAGGCGGGCTGCGTGTCGGACCGGACGGCTATAAGGGCGAAGCCTTCGCAGCCGGGCCGCTGATCCGCTATCAATTGGGCCATGTCCCCGTCACGGCGCAGTGGCAGCATGAATTTCATGCCGAAAACCGCCCGCAGGGCGACAAATTCTGGCTGAAGGCCGCCTTCCGCTTTTAA
- a CDS encoding NADH:ubiquinone reductase (Na(+)-transporting) subunit F translates to MSTLTIEPTGDEVEVAEGQTLLDACLRNGIWLPHACGHGLCGTCKVTVLEGEVDHGNASSFALMDFERDEGRTLACSATALGNVVIEADIDDDEDARRITVADYVGTVARTEMVTPDIMAIWLALPGSGIDFQAGQYVNVTIPGIEGTRAFSLAGSPSQPNEIELHVRLVPGGIGTTWLHENLKAGDSLSFTGPLGRFYVRRSAEKPLIFIAGGSGLSSPKSMILDLLESGYEEQITLLHGARRPHDLHFAELFRQLEQDHDNLRYIPVLSQAEEGDGWDGETGYVHDAARRLFDSRFNGHQAYLCGPPAMIDAAITTLMQGRLFERDIFMEKFLTAADAENTARSPLFKKI, encoded by the coding sequence ATGTCAACGCTGACCATCGAACCTACTGGCGACGAAGTCGAAGTCGCCGAAGGACAGACGCTGCTCGACGCCTGCTTGCGCAACGGCATCTGGCTTCCCCATGCCTGCGGCCATGGCCTGTGCGGCACCTGCAAGGTGACCGTGCTGGAGGGCGAGGTCGATCATGGCAACGCCTCCTCCTTCGCCCTCATGGATTTCGAGCGTGACGAGGGCCGGACGCTGGCGTGCAGCGCCACGGCGCTGGGCAATGTCGTGATAGAGGCGGATATCGACGATGACGAGGATGCCCGCCGCATCACCGTCGCGGACTATGTCGGCACCGTGGCGCGCACCGAAATGGTGACGCCTGACATCATGGCAATCTGGCTGGCCCTGCCCGGTTCAGGGATCGACTTTCAGGCGGGTCAATATGTCAATGTCACCATTCCGGGTATCGAGGGCACACGCGCCTTCTCGCTCGCCGGAAGCCCTTCGCAGCCCAATGAGATCGAACTGCACGTCCGGCTGGTACCGGGCGGGATCGGCACGACCTGGCTGCACGAAAATCTGAAGGCAGGCGACAGCCTGTCCTTCACCGGGCCGCTCGGCCGCTTCTATGTCCGGCGCTCGGCGGAAAAGCCGCTGATCTTCATCGCTGGCGGGTCGGGTCTGTCCAGTCCCAAGTCGATGATCCTTGACCTGCTGGAAAGCGGTTATGAAGAGCAGATCACATTACTGCACGGCGCGCGTCGTCCGCATGATCTGCACTTTGCCGAACTGTTCCGGCAACTGGAGCAGGACCATGACAATCTGCGCTACATTCCCGTGCTATCTCAAGCCGAGGAAGGCGACGGGTGGGACGGCGAAACGGGCTATGTCCATGACGCCGCCAGGCGCCTGTTCGACAGCAGGTTCAACGGGCATCAGGCCTATCTCTGCGGCCCCCCGGCGATGATCGACGCTGCCATCACCACGCTGATGCAGGGCCGCCTGTTCGAACGCGACATTTTCATGGAGAAATTCCTGACCGCCGCAGACGCGGAGAACACGGCAAGATCGCCGTTGTTCAAGAAGATTTGA
- a CDS encoding phenol hydroxylase subunit P4, which yields MPVASLKPGYAGPNRDAVDNYHGAQLVYVHWEGHLNFCAAITLPLPADTPFGALTGEVLPHIYGADPDWASVNLSTAHWTLDGKDWSPDPAKSIGEQGVGHKSLIRFWTDRAGSA from the coding sequence ATGCCCGTTGCCAGCCTGAAACCCGGCTATGCCGGCCCCAACCGCGACGCGGTGGACAATTATCACGGCGCGCAGCTCGTCTATGTGCATTGGGAAGGCCATCTCAATTTCTGCGCTGCGATCACCCTGCCGCTGCCCGCCGACACCCCCTTCGGCGCGCTGACCGGGGAGGTGCTGCCGCACATTTACGGGGCCGATCCCGACTGGGCGTCGGTCAACCTTTCCACCGCGCACTGGACGCTCGACGGCAAGGACTGGTCGCCCGATCCGGCCAAAAGCATCGGTGAGCAGGGTGTGGGCCACAAGTCGCTGATCCGTTTCTGGACGGATCGGGCCGGCTCCGCCTGA
- a CDS encoding aromatic/alkene/methane monooxygenase hydroxylase/oxygenase subunit alpha translates to MAARKLSLKQKYGHFTRGLDWEPSYQKKEDIFPFATFEGIKIHDWDAWEDPFKLTMDAYWKFQAEKERKLYAVIDSMAQNNGQLGITDARYLNAVKIFLQGVTPLEYQAHRHFAHLARHLPGAGLRVAAQMQSIDELRHCQTQIHTISHYNKYFDGLHDFTHMHDRLWYLSVPKSFFDDAMSAGPFEFLTAISFSFEYVLTNLLFVPFMSGAAYNGDMATVTFGFSAQSDESRHMTLGLEAVRFLLEQDEANVPIVQRWLDKWFWRGYRLLGLVGMMMDYMLPKKVMSWAEAWETYFEEAGGALFADLARYGIREPKYAEVAKAEKGHMTHQVWGIFYNFAHAAAVHTWDIDDQHMAWLRDKYPETFEKHYQPRYLAWREQAEQGNRFYSQGLPQLCQVCQIPMAFTEVGDPTTISFRVSEFEGDRYHTCSDGCKDIFDHEPEKFKQAWLPVNQIFQGNCGGATLPEVLDWYHINQGADNLDYVGSPEEAQWNKWMEGRRPTMPIAAE, encoded by the coding sequence ATGGCCGCCCGCAAACTCAGCCTGAAGCAGAAATATGGCCACTTCACCCGTGGCCTCGACTGGGAGCCGAGCTACCAGAAGAAGGAGGATATCTTCCCCTTCGCCACCTTTGAAGGGATCAAGATCCACGACTGGGATGCATGGGAAGACCCGTTCAAGCTGACCATGGACGCCTATTGGAAGTTCCAGGCGGAAAAGGAGCGCAAGCTCTATGCCGTCATCGACTCCATGGCGCAGAATAACGGCCAGCTTGGTATCACCGATGCGCGTTACCTCAATGCGGTGAAGATTTTCCTTCAGGGCGTGACCCCGCTGGAATATCAGGCGCATCGCCACTTCGCCCATCTGGCGCGGCATCTGCCGGGTGCTGGGCTGCGCGTCGCGGCGCAGATGCAGTCGATCGACGAACTGCGCCATTGCCAGACGCAGATCCACACGATCAGCCACTACAACAAATATTTCGACGGCCTGCACGACTTCACCCACATGCATGACCGTCTGTGGTATCTGTCGGTACCCAAAAGCTTCTTCGACGATGCGATGAGCGCCGGACCGTTCGAATTCCTGACCGCGATCAGCTTTTCCTTCGAATATGTGCTGACCAACCTGCTGTTCGTGCCCTTCATGTCGGGAGCCGCCTATAATGGCGACATGGCGACCGTGACCTTCGGCTTTTCCGCCCAGTCGGACGAAAGCCGGCACATGACGCTGGGCCTGGAAGCCGTGCGCTTCCTGCTGGAGCAGGACGAGGCCAATGTGCCGATCGTCCAGCGCTGGCTCGATAAATGGTTCTGGCGCGGCTACCGCCTGCTGGGTCTGGTCGGCATGATGATGGACTATATGCTGCCCAAGAAGGTCATGAGCTGGGCCGAGGCGTGGGAAACCTATTTCGAGGAAGCTGGCGGAGCCCTGTTCGCAGACCTTGCCCGCTACGGTATCCGCGAACCCAAATATGCCGAGGTCGCCAAGGCGGAAAAGGGCCATATGACCCATCAGGTCTGGGGCATCTTCTACAATTTTGCCCATGCCGCCGCCGTCCACACCTGGGACATTGACGACCAGCACATGGCCTGGCTGCGCGATAAATATCCCGAGACCTTCGAGAAACATTATCAGCCGCGCTATCTGGCATGGCGGGAACAGGCGGAACAGGGCAATCGCTTCTACAGCCAGGGCCTGCCCCAACTCTGTCAGGTCTGCCAGATCCCGATGGCCTTCACCGAAGTGGGCGATCCCACCACGATCAGCTTCCGCGTGTCGGAATTTGAGGGCGATCGCTATCACACCTGTTCAGACGGCTGTAAGGACATTTTCGACCATGAGCCGGAGAAGTTCAAACAGGCCTGGCTGCCGGTGAACCAGATCTTCCAGGGCAATTGCGGCGGCGCGACGCTGCCCGAAGTACTCGACTGGTATCACATCAATCAGGGCGCGGATAATCTCGACTATGTCGGATCGCCCGAGGAAGCCCAGTGGAACAAGTGGATGGAAGGGCGCCGCCCGACCATGCCCATCGCGGCCGAGTGA
- a CDS encoding MmoB/DmpM family protein, giving the protein MSRPVSITLQNSQDGIAIADAIMADNPEAERKSFPAMTKIDCPGRLVIRGESVSELLGREWDPQEIHMSVISLSGTVDEDDGSFTLFWR; this is encoded by the coding sequence ATGAGCCGCCCCGTCTCCATCACCCTGCAAAATTCGCAGGACGGCATCGCCATTGCCGATGCGATCATGGCCGACAATCCGGAAGCCGAGCGCAAGTCCTTCCCCGCCATGACCAAGATCGACTGCCCCGGCCGCCTCGTCATCCGTGGCGAGAGCGTGTCGGAACTGCTGGGCCGCGAATGGGACCCGCAGGAAATTCACATGAGCGTCATCTCCCTCTCCGGCACGGTCGATGAGGATGACGGCAGCTTCACCCTGTTCTGGAGGTAA
- a CDS encoding phenol hydroxylase, whose protein sequence is MNIDIQAEAITPRRQTFSHVARRFGVDKPASRYEEATYDIQPMVNFHYRPTWEPERELYDARRTRIVMADWYVFRDPRQFYYATYNISRSAMQQSFDDAANFVEKRELVGSVGAEWRDKVAAYLIPLRHLEWAANMHCQLIADWGFGTQITSAAAFCGTDRLGLAQVISRIGLVLGDGADEKLVAGKKLWMEAPEWQPLRRLAEDLLVVRDWFEVYAAQLVVLDGLVYPLVCDAFDKAGAAHNGAPISMMTGFLSDWFADNSRWTDAVMKAAAAESEENRATLNHWLDIWGVRAVEALTPLAASVLGDLGPAAIADARTQLSARLDRLGLTFAKELAA, encoded by the coding sequence ATGAACATCGATATCCAGGCAGAAGCGATCACGCCTCGCCGCCAGACCTTTTCCCATGTCGCCCGCCGTTTCGGTGTCGACAAGCCCGCCTCACGCTATGAGGAGGCGACCTATGACATACAGCCGATGGTGAATTTCCACTATCGCCCGACCTGGGAGCCGGAGCGCGAACTTTATGACGCCCGGCGCACCCGGATCGTCATGGCCGACTGGTATGTCTTCCGCGATCCGCGCCAATTCTACTATGCCACCTACAATATCAGCCGCTCGGCGATGCAGCAGTCCTTCGACGATGCAGCGAACTTCGTGGAAAAACGGGAACTGGTGGGCAGCGTCGGCGCGGAATGGCGCGACAAGGTGGCCGCCTATCTCATCCCGCTCCGCCATCTGGAATGGGCGGCAAACATGCACTGCCAGTTGATCGCCGACTGGGGTTTCGGCACGCAGATCACGTCAGCCGCCGCCTTCTGCGGCACCGACCGGCTTGGTCTGGCGCAGGTCATCTCCCGCATCGGACTGGTGCTGGGCGACGGCGCGGACGAGAAGCTGGTCGCCGGCAAGAAGCTGTGGATGGAGGCACCCGAATGGCAGCCGCTGCGCCGTCTGGCCGAAGACCTGCTGGTCGTGCGCGACTGGTTCGAGGTCTATGCGGCGCAGCTTGTCGTCCTTGACGGCCTTGTCTACCCGCTGGTCTGCGATGCCTTCGACAAGGCGGGCGCCGCGCATAATGGCGCGCCCATTTCGATGATGACGGGCTTCCTCTCCGACTGGTTCGCGGACAACAGCCGCTGGACCGACGCCGTGATGAAAGCGGCGGCGGCGGAATCCGAAGAGAACCGCGCCACCCTCAACCACTGGCTCGACATATGGGGCGTCCGCGCGGTCGAAGCGCTCACTCCCCTTGCCGCCAGCGTTCTGGGCGACCTTGGTCCGGCAGCGATCGCGGACGCCCGCACGCAACTTTCCGCCCGGCTCGACAGGCTGGGCCTCACCTTCGCCAAGGAGCTTGCCGCATGA
- a CDS encoding phenol hydroxylase subunit has protein sequence MQAIVTGITAAQVIEFTFVYGDPDLAVELVLPLAAFCEFCSENGAHVAVPDDRLRASVKRLISPIAVAPFVSIDETEPHA, from the coding sequence TTGCAGGCGATCGTCACGGGGATCACCGCCGCACAGGTGATCGAATTCACCTTCGTCTACGGCGATCCCGATCTGGCGGTCGAACTGGTCCTGCCGCTGGCCGCCTTTTGTGAATTTTGCAGTGAAAACGGCGCGCATGTCGCCGTACCCGACGACCGGCTGCGCGCTTCGGTGAAGCGCCTGATCAGCCCGATCGCCGTCGCCCCCTTTGTGTCCATCGATGAGACGGAGCCGCACGCATGA